A genome region from Gammaproteobacteria bacterium includes the following:
- a CDS encoding elongation factor Tu, with the protein TPIAMDEGQKFAIREGGRTVGAGTVIKVIK; encoded by the coding sequence TCACTCCGATCGCGATGGATGAGGGTCAGAAGTTCGCGATTCGTGAGGGTGGCCGTACTGTCGGTGCGGGCACCGTCATCAAAGTCATCAAATAA